A single Micromonospora sp. CCTCC AA 2012012 DNA region contains:
- a CDS encoding ATP-binding protein, which produces MGQLRTSPPPPQAAELQSWTLADAADLRGLRASLSESLTRHGLVQGEELDEVPGLVALVATELASNALRHGRPPTIVTLLASDDCFILDVADHDTTTVPRTGDAGALDSGGRGLQLAESLSLAVGWYATDTTKNIWASFARRRPD; this is translated from the coding sequence ATGGGACAGCTCCGCACCTCGCCGCCGCCGCCGCAGGCCGCCGAACTCCAGTCGTGGACGTTGGCCGACGCGGCGGACCTGCGTGGCCTGCGCGCGTCCCTGAGTGAGTCGCTGACCCGGCACGGCCTGGTGCAGGGCGAGGAACTGGACGAGGTCCCCGGCCTGGTCGCCCTGGTCGCCACCGAACTGGCCAGCAACGCGCTGCGGCACGGCCGGCCGCCCACCATCGTCACGCTGCTCGCCAGCGACGACTGCTTCATCCTCGACGTGGCCGACCACGACACGACCACGGTGCCCCGGACAGGTGACGCGGGTGCCCTCGACTCCGGCGGTCGCGGGCTGCAACTGGCCGAGTCCCTCTCCCTCGCCGTCGGCTGGTACGCCACCGACACCACCAAGAACATCTGGGCCTCCTTCGCACGCCGCCGGCCAGACTGA
- a CDS encoding aldo/keto reductase — MEYVKFGSTGLEVSRLSLGCMSYGDPARGPHPWSLPEEESRPFIRQALELGINFFDTANVYSDGTSEEIVGRALKDFARRDDVVIATKVHGRMGEGPNRGGLSRKHIMSEIDASLRRLGTDHVDLYQIHRLDPGTPIEETLEALHDLVRAGKVRYLGASSMYAWQFAQALWTAERHGWTRFVSMQNHYNLLYREEEREMLPLCADQGIAVIPWSPLARGRLTRDWGERTERAETDEFGRTLYARTEEADRAVVDAVARVARERGVPRAQVALAWVARNPAVTAPIVGATKPHHLTDAVAALELELTDEEVAALSAPYVPHPVAGF; from the coding sequence ATGGAGTACGTGAAGTTCGGGTCCACCGGCCTGGAGGTGTCCCGGCTCAGCCTGGGCTGCATGAGCTACGGCGACCCGGCCCGTGGCCCGCACCCCTGGTCGCTGCCGGAGGAGGAGAGCCGGCCGTTCATCAGGCAGGCGCTGGAGCTGGGGATCAACTTCTTCGACACGGCCAACGTCTACTCCGACGGCACCAGCGAGGAGATCGTCGGCCGGGCGCTGAAGGACTTCGCCCGCCGGGACGACGTGGTCATCGCGACGAAGGTGCACGGCCGGATGGGGGAGGGACCCAACCGGGGCGGGCTGTCCCGCAAGCACATCATGAGCGAGATCGACGCCAGCCTGCGCCGGCTGGGCACCGATCACGTCGACCTCTACCAGATCCACCGCCTCGACCCGGGTACCCCGATCGAGGAGACCCTGGAGGCGCTGCACGACCTGGTCCGCGCCGGAAAGGTCCGCTACCTCGGCGCCTCCTCGATGTACGCGTGGCAGTTCGCCCAGGCGCTCTGGACCGCCGAGCGGCACGGCTGGACCCGGTTCGTCTCCATGCAGAACCACTACAACCTGCTCTACCGCGAGGAGGAGCGGGAGATGCTGCCGCTCTGCGCCGACCAGGGGATCGCGGTGATCCCGTGGAGCCCGCTGGCCCGGGGACGGCTCACCCGGGACTGGGGGGAGCGCACCGAGCGGGCGGAGACCGACGAGTTCGGCCGGACCCTCTACGCGCGTACCGAGGAGGCCGACCGCGCGGTGGTCGACGCGGTGGCCCGGGTGGCGCGGGAGCGGGGCGTACCGCGGGCGCAGGTGGCGCTGGCCTGGGTGGCCCGCAACCCGGCGGTGACCGCGCCGATCGTGGGCGCGACGAAACCGCACCACCTGACCGACGCGGTGGCCGCGTTGGAGCTGGAGCTGACGGACGAGGAGGTGGCGGCGCTTTCGGCGCCGTACGTCCCGCACCCGGTGGCCGGCTTCTAG
- a CDS encoding PP2C family protein-serine/threonine phosphatase, which yields MSEREALHDLLRHSHHARPEDLPVMARRAAERLGGADMIIYLVDHEQRELLPMRGPDTPPREVLTVDGTLAGRTFAMLRSYPSDGGGEGASASRLWVPLLDGMERLGVIEVLAAEPVPAERVAAYETAASLVAELLVTRSLYSDTVERVRRRARMRLAAEMLRAQLPPLTFSTGSMVISGILEPSYDVGGDAFDYAVNGDIAHLALFDAVGHGSAGGMRAVMLASLALAAYRNARRSGMDLVDTYHHIDDAVRQHDRRGMITGVLAELDQRTGRLRVISAGHPSGLVIRRGKVATVLPTPTALPVTLGDQRPPVVVEESLEPGDDLVFYTDGIIEARSDDGEPFGMDRLVDFTVRALADELPLPETGRRLVHAILGYQDDKLADDATVLLVRWLGPPGPGPEPPAGVLA from the coding sequence ATGAGTGAACGGGAAGCCCTGCACGACCTGCTGCGCCACTCCCACCACGCGCGCCCGGAGGACCTGCCGGTGATGGCCCGGCGGGCCGCCGAGCGGCTGGGCGGGGCCGACATGATCATTTACCTGGTGGACCACGAGCAGCGGGAACTGCTGCCGATGCGCGGCCCGGACACCCCACCGCGCGAGGTGCTCACCGTGGACGGCACCCTCGCCGGGCGGACATTCGCCATGCTGCGCTCGTATCCGAGCGACGGCGGTGGGGAGGGCGCGTCGGCCAGCCGGCTCTGGGTGCCGCTGCTGGACGGCATGGAACGCCTCGGCGTGATCGAGGTGCTCGCGGCGGAGCCCGTGCCGGCGGAGCGGGTGGCGGCGTACGAGACGGCGGCGTCGCTGGTCGCCGAACTGCTGGTCACCCGCTCGCTCTACAGCGACACGGTGGAGCGGGTCCGGCGTCGGGCGCGGATGCGGCTGGCGGCCGAGATGCTCCGCGCCCAGTTGCCGCCGCTGACCTTCTCCACCGGCAGCATGGTCATCAGCGGCATCCTGGAGCCCAGCTACGACGTCGGCGGCGACGCCTTCGACTACGCGGTCAACGGCGACATCGCACATCTGGCGCTCTTCGACGCCGTCGGGCACGGCTCGGCCGGCGGGATGCGGGCGGTGATGCTCGCCAGCCTCGCCCTCGCCGCCTACCGCAACGCCCGCCGCAGCGGCATGGACCTGGTCGACACCTACCACCACATCGACGACGCCGTCCGGCAGCACGACCGGCGCGGCATGATCACCGGCGTGCTCGCCGAACTCGACCAGCGCACCGGCCGGCTCCGGGTGATCTCCGCCGGCCACCCCAGCGGGCTGGTGATCCGCCGGGGCAAGGTCGCCACCGTGCTGCCCACCCCCACCGCGCTGCCGGTCACCCTCGGCGACCAGCGCCCGCCCGTGGTGGTCGAGGAGTCCCTGGAGCCCGGCGACGACCTGGTCTTCTACACCGACGGGATCATCGAGGCGCGGTCGGACGACGGCGAGCCGTTCGGCATGGACCGGCTGGTCGACTTCACCGTCCGCGCCCTCGCCGACGAGTTGCCGCTGCCGGAGACCGGCCGGCGGCTGGTGCACGCCATCCTCGGCTACCAGGACGACAAGCTCGCCGACGACGCCACCGTGCTGCTGGTCCGCTGGCTGGGGCCGCCCGGACCCGGGCCGGAACCGCCCGCCGGGGTGCTCGCCTAG
- a CDS encoding NAD-dependent epimerase/dehydratase family protein, with translation MSRVVVTGGSGKLGRAVVAELVDHGYDVVNLDQAPPVEQRCPFTRIDLTDQGQVLEAFTGIDARYSGVDAVVHLAAIPGPGVAGNAVTFRNNITASYHVFSAARAVGITNVVWASSETLLGLPFDDNPPPYLPVDEEYPARPETSYALAKHLEEELVAQFCRWEPRLKAIGLRFSNVMEPADYAAFPGYHADPRLRSWNAWGYIDARDGAQAVRLALAHEATGMDVFVIANADTVMDRPSAELAAEVFPGVPLRRELTGTETLLSIDKARRVLGYAPKHGWR, from the coding sequence ATGAGCCGGGTAGTGGTCACCGGGGGCAGCGGGAAACTCGGGCGGGCCGTCGTGGCCGAGCTGGTCGACCACGGGTACGACGTGGTCAACCTCGACCAGGCCCCGCCGGTCGAGCAGCGGTGCCCGTTCACCCGGATCGACCTGACCGACCAGGGGCAGGTGCTGGAGGCGTTCACCGGCATCGACGCGCGCTATTCGGGGGTGGACGCGGTGGTGCACCTGGCCGCCATCCCGGGCCCCGGCGTGGCGGGCAACGCGGTGACCTTCCGGAACAACATCACCGCCAGCTACCACGTCTTCTCCGCCGCCCGGGCGGTCGGCATCACCAACGTGGTCTGGGCGTCCAGCGAGACGCTGCTCGGCCTGCCCTTCGACGACAACCCGCCGCCGTACCTGCCGGTGGACGAGGAGTACCCGGCCCGGCCGGAGACGTCGTACGCGCTGGCGAAGCACCTGGAGGAGGAGCTGGTCGCCCAGTTCTGCCGCTGGGAGCCGCGGCTGAAGGCGATCGGCCTGCGCTTCTCCAACGTGATGGAGCCCGCCGACTACGCCGCCTTCCCCGGCTACCACGCCGACCCGAGGCTGCGCTCCTGGAACGCCTGGGGCTACATCGACGCCCGGGACGGCGCGCAGGCGGTGCGACTGGCCCTGGCGCACGAGGCGACCGGGATGGACGTCTTCGTCATCGCCAACGCGGACACGGTGATGGACCGGCCGAGCGCCGAGCTGGCCGCCGAGGTCTTCCCCGGGGTGCCGCTGCGCCGGGAGCTGACCGGCACCGAGACCCTGCTCTCCATCGACAAGGCCCGGCGGGTGCTCGGCTACGCGCCGAAGCACGGCTGGCGCTGA
- a CDS encoding sensor histidine kinase: protein MDEVRLIRARRRSVAQTAGAIGVVLLLVGALMFVLTTRQESRALNGTLTRVLTMAEDVDDPPPGQYLARQKPGAADVEVTGSASPELVRVLDQAVRRPPGRFDASVGDDQPVRVLVARRSDGSRWAVAADLRPLRRQRGQLALALLVAELAGLAGALVAAALLARRAVAPLATALTLQRRFVADASHELRTPLTVLHTRAQLLARRGRTQPAEQLTEQLDQLVADTRALGEVVEDLLVSAAAEHQPLPDTVVDLAEVAREVVASMGPYAQSREVELLVDAAEPAPVRGARTALRRALTALVDNAIGHVPPGGTVRVGVLRRDGRVRAAVADDGVGLDPTEADRLFDRFAHGDSGAGRRFGLGLALVQHVALAHRGAVEVTGAPGRGATFTLVLPAT, encoded by the coding sequence GTGGACGAGGTCCGGCTGATCCGTGCCCGCCGCCGCAGTGTCGCCCAGACCGCCGGGGCGATCGGGGTGGTGCTGCTGCTGGTCGGTGCGCTGATGTTCGTGCTGACCACCCGGCAGGAGTCCCGGGCGCTGAACGGCACGCTGACCCGGGTGCTGACGATGGCGGAGGACGTGGACGACCCGCCGCCGGGGCAGTACCTGGCCCGGCAGAAGCCCGGCGCGGCGGACGTCGAGGTGACCGGGAGCGCGTCGCCGGAGCTGGTCCGCGTACTCGATCAGGCGGTGCGGCGACCACCGGGCCGGTTCGACGCCAGCGTGGGCGACGACCAGCCCGTCCGGGTGCTGGTGGCCCGGCGGTCGGACGGCAGCCGGTGGGCGGTCGCCGCCGACCTGCGCCCGCTGCGCCGCCAGCGCGGCCAGTTGGCGCTCGCGCTGCTCGTCGCCGAGCTGGCCGGCCTGGCCGGCGCGCTGGTGGCCGCCGCCCTGCTGGCCCGCCGGGCGGTCGCGCCGCTGGCCACCGCGCTGACCCTGCAACGCCGGTTCGTCGCCGACGCCTCGCACGAGCTGCGCACCCCGCTGACCGTGCTGCACACCCGGGCCCAGCTGCTGGCCCGGCGGGGTCGCACCCAGCCGGCGGAGCAGCTGACCGAGCAGCTCGACCAGCTCGTGGCGGACACCCGGGCGCTCGGCGAGGTGGTCGAGGACCTGCTCGTCTCCGCCGCCGCCGAGCACCAGCCGCTGCCCGACACGGTCGTCGACCTGGCCGAGGTGGCCCGCGAGGTGGTCGCCAGCATGGGCCCGTACGCGCAGAGCCGGGAGGTGGAGCTGCTGGTCGACGCGGCGGAGCCGGCCCCGGTGCGGGGCGCCCGGACGGCGCTGCGCCGGGCGCTGACCGCGCTGGTCGACAACGCGATCGGACACGTCCCGCCCGGCGGCACGGTGCGGGTGGGCGTGCTGCGGCGGGACGGCCGGGTCCGCGCGGCGGTCGCCGACGACGGGGTGGGACTCGACCCGACCGAGGCCGACCGGCTCTTCGACCGCTTCGCCCACGGCGACTCCGGCGCGGGCCGCCGCTTCGGCCTGGGACTGGCCCTCGTCCAGCACGTGGCACTCGCCCACCGCGGCGCGGTCGAGGTGACCGGCGCCCCGGGCCGCGGCGCCACCTTCACCCTCGTCCTCCCCGCCACCTGA
- a CDS encoding SAM-dependent methyltransferase: protein MDLPRSFVIREGDLRILNPIDAPKLATLGRAVKLRPGSSLLDLCSGKGELLCTWARDHGVVGTGVDLSTAFTAAARERAAELGVADQVRFVHADAAAYVCDEPVDVAACVGATWIGGGVPGTLEILERSLRPGGMLLVGEPYWRIDPPDQETVEGCHATTREDFHDLPGLVRLFQDEGWDLVEMVLADQDSWDRYAAAHWLNLRRWLDTNPDDELAPQLRRELTEDPLRHVRHRREHLGWGVFALLRR from the coding sequence ATGGATCTGCCCCGTAGCTTCGTCATCCGCGAGGGCGACCTCCGCATCCTCAACCCGATCGACGCGCCGAAGCTGGCCACCCTCGGCCGGGCCGTCAAGCTCCGTCCCGGCTCGTCGCTGCTCGACCTGTGCAGCGGCAAGGGCGAACTGCTCTGCACCTGGGCCCGCGACCACGGTGTCGTCGGCACCGGCGTGGACCTCAGCACCGCCTTCACCGCCGCCGCCCGGGAACGCGCGGCCGAACTCGGCGTCGCCGACCAGGTCCGCTTCGTGCACGCCGACGCCGCCGCGTACGTCTGCGACGAACCGGTCGACGTGGCCGCCTGCGTCGGCGCCACCTGGATCGGCGGGGGTGTCCCCGGCACCCTGGAGATCCTGGAACGCAGCCTGCGCCCCGGCGGGATGCTGCTCGTCGGGGAGCCCTACTGGCGCATCGACCCGCCCGACCAGGAGACCGTCGAGGGGTGCCACGCCACGACCCGGGAGGACTTCCACGACCTGCCCGGCCTGGTCCGGCTCTTCCAGGACGAGGGCTGGGACCTGGTCGAGATGGTCCTCGCCGACCAGGACAGCTGGGACCGGTACGCGGCGGCGCACTGGCTCAACCTGCGCCGCTGGCTCGACACCAACCCGGACGACGAGCTGGCGCCGCAGCTGCGGCGGGAGTTGACCGAGGACCCGCTCCGACACGTCCGGCACCGACGGGAACACCTGGGTTGGGGAGTGTTCGCGCTGCTGCGCCGCTGA
- a CDS encoding DUF2231 domain-containing protein — translation MPDNVNGLPLHPLVVHAVVVLLPLAALGVVGMAVRPSWRGRFGVLVVVLAALASAAIPVATSSGESLEHRVGDPGEHAELGDQLIWFALPLLVAAVALVWLHRRAARPVDGTTEPTRSTRPGALGMVVAVLAVVVAAANLVQVYRVGESGAKAVWGDTPAATAGQGDSD, via the coding sequence GTGCCCGACAACGTCAACGGACTGCCCCTGCACCCGCTCGTGGTGCACGCCGTCGTCGTCCTGCTGCCGCTGGCTGCGCTCGGCGTGGTCGGGATGGCCGTCCGCCCGTCGTGGCGGGGTCGCTTCGGCGTGCTCGTCGTGGTGCTCGCCGCGCTGGCCAGCGCCGCGATCCCGGTGGCCACCTCCAGCGGCGAGAGCCTGGAGCACCGGGTCGGTGACCCGGGCGAACACGCCGAGCTGGGTGACCAGTTGATCTGGTTCGCCCTGCCGCTGCTCGTCGCGGCCGTCGCCCTGGTCTGGCTGCACCGGCGGGCGGCCCGCCCGGTCGACGGCACGACCGAACCGACGCGGTCGACCCGCCCGGGAGCGCTGGGCATGGTGGTGGCGGTGCTGGCCGTGGTGGTGGCGGCGGCGAACCTGGTGCAGGTCTACCGGGTCGGTGAGTCCGGGGCGAAGGCCGTCTGGGGTGACACGCCGGCCGCGACCGCCGGCCAGGGCGACAGTGACTGA
- a CDS encoding extracellular catalytic domain type 2 short-chain-length polyhydroxyalkanoate depolymerase, translated as MRTPWKTAAATVAALLTVALTGTPAHAAGTPYTKTPVAGTLGTYPVSAVYVAGVSSGGYLATQLQVAYSARIRGAAIFAAGPYYCAQNTVTQALYGCGDNLYPTYLSNLEAYTRTWASYGWIDGVGNLAGQPVYVYHGGSDGTVKKSVTDDLVRYYRDFGASVQYDAGSAAGHAWVTPYGTVGCTATASPFLNDCGTDPQGSFLTRLLGAVQPPNTGPLGGTLVRFSQDTYAVNGWAAGLSMDASGFAYVPAACAAGTTCRLLVALHGCAQGYAKVGTAFVDRANLNQYADTNRLIVLYPQATASAANPNGCWDWWGYLGGTNYPIKGGAQVETVMNMVRRLDG; from the coding sequence ATGAGGACACCCTGGAAGACCGCCGCCGCCACCGTCGCCGCCCTGCTCACGGTGGCGCTGACCGGCACGCCGGCGCACGCGGCCGGCACGCCGTACACGAAGACCCCGGTCGCCGGCACACTCGGCACGTACCCGGTCTCCGCCGTCTACGTCGCCGGGGTCTCCTCCGGCGGCTACCTCGCCACCCAGCTCCAGGTCGCCTACTCGGCGCGGATCCGGGGTGCCGCGATCTTCGCCGCCGGCCCCTACTACTGCGCCCAGAACACCGTCACCCAGGCGCTCTACGGCTGCGGCGACAACCTCTACCCGACCTATCTGTCCAACCTGGAGGCCTACACCCGCACCTGGGCGTCGTACGGCTGGATCGACGGGGTCGGCAACCTGGCCGGCCAGCCCGTGTACGTCTACCACGGCGGCAGCGACGGCACGGTGAAGAAGTCCGTGACCGACGACCTGGTCCGCTACTACCGCGACTTCGGCGCCTCCGTGCAGTACGACGCCGGCAGCGCCGCCGGTCACGCCTGGGTCACCCCGTACGGGACGGTGGGCTGCACGGCGACCGCCTCGCCGTTCCTCAACGACTGCGGCACCGATCCGCAGGGCAGCTTCCTCACCCGGCTCCTCGGCGCGGTGCAGCCGCCGAACACCGGCCCGCTGGGCGGCACGCTGGTCCGGTTCAGTCAGGACACGTACGCGGTGAACGGCTGGGCGGCCGGTCTCAGCATGGACGCCAGCGGCTTCGCGTACGTCCCGGCCGCCTGCGCCGCCGGCACCACCTGCCGGCTGCTGGTCGCGCTGCACGGCTGCGCCCAGGGGTACGCGAAGGTCGGCACCGCCTTCGTCGACCGCGCCAACCTCAACCAGTACGCGGACACCAACCGACTGATCGTGCTCTATCCGCAGGCGACCGCCTCGGCGGCGAACCCGAACGGCTGCTGGGACTGGTGGGGATACCTCGGCGGGACGAACTATCCCATCAAGGGCGGCGCCCAGGTGGAAACCGTGATGAACATGGTCCGCCGCCTGGACGGCTGA
- a CDS encoding response regulator transcription factor, with amino-acid sequence MESTRPRLLLVEDDRALTGLLADLLDEEGYAVDVAGDGHSGLHLALSRDYQLMVVDRGLPVLDGLELVARLRARGVTCPVLLLTARGAVHDRVAGLDAGAEDYLVKPFEVAELLARLRALRRRHPETAGWLPLGRRRLDVANRRVLDGPAEIPLSPREFAVLHALAGRPTKVFTRAELLSAVFDHADAPGTVDACVHHLRRKLGRDTIRTVHGLGYRLGAE; translated from the coding sequence GTGGAGAGCACCCGGCCCCGCCTGCTGCTCGTCGAGGACGACCGCGCGCTGACCGGGCTCCTCGCCGACCTGCTCGACGAGGAGGGCTACGCCGTCGACGTGGCCGGCGACGGGCACAGCGGCCTGCACCTCGCGCTGAGCCGCGACTACCAGCTGATGGTGGTCGACCGGGGCCTGCCGGTGCTGGACGGGCTGGAGCTGGTCGCCCGGCTCCGGGCCCGGGGCGTCACCTGCCCGGTGCTGCTGCTCACCGCCCGGGGCGCGGTCCACGACCGGGTGGCGGGGCTGGACGCCGGTGCGGAGGACTACCTGGTCAAGCCCTTCGAGGTGGCCGAGCTGCTGGCCCGGCTGCGCGCGCTGCGCCGCCGACACCCGGAGACGGCCGGCTGGCTGCCGCTGGGCCGGCGCCGGCTCGACGTGGCCAACCGCCGGGTGCTCGACGGTCCGGCGGAGATCCCGCTCTCCCCGCGGGAGTTCGCCGTGCTGCACGCCCTGGCCGGCCGCCCCACCAAGGTCTTCACCCGGGCCGAGCTGCTCAGCGCCGTCTTCGACCACGCCGACGCGCCGGGCACCGTCGACGCCTGCGTCCACCACCTGCGGCGCAAGCTGGGCCGGGACACGATCCGGACGGTGCACGGGCTGGGCTACCGACTCGGGGCGGAGTGA